From Chloroflexota bacterium, a single genomic window includes:
- a CDS encoding membrane protein insertase YidC, whose product MWDTFIINPFTNALLLLYTWVGNNFTLAIVLFTIAVRLITVPLTMSSQKNSQRMAAMQPQIKELQEKYKDQPEKLQTELTALGYNPMTMVGGCLPMFLQFPIMIGLYRSITHVMAVSPLSLVDLYHAIYPVFPNLDKLVPVNSHFLWLNLALPDPIYILPALVFATTWLSQKLITPPPQPGADTGQAAEMTKTMGITMSVMFGFMSLQFASGLSIYFIVSNLVSMVQYPLTNDQQRARLLAFLRREPLPAIAAPASAAKSGKPAVKTSGKSSKAARAAKAGAKK is encoded by the coding sequence ATGTGGGACACGTTCATCATCAATCCGTTCACCAACGCGCTCTTGTTGCTCTACACCTGGGTGGGCAACAACTTCACCCTGGCTATTGTCCTCTTCACGATTGCCGTCCGCCTGATCACCGTGCCGCTCACGATGTCGAGCCAGAAGAATTCACAGCGCATGGCGGCCATGCAGCCGCAAATCAAGGAACTACAAGAGAAGTATAAGGACCAGCCGGAGAAACTCCAGACCGAATTGACTGCCCTGGGTTACAACCCGATGACGATGGTGGGCGGGTGTTTGCCAATGTTTCTGCAGTTTCCAATCATGATCGGCCTGTACCGATCCATCACCCACGTGATGGCCGTTTCGCCGCTGTCGTTGGTGGATTTGTATCACGCCATCTACCCGGTCTTCCCAAATCTTGACAAACTGGTCCCGGTCAACAGCCATTTTCTCTGGCTCAACCTGGCCCTACCCGATCCAATTTATATTTTGCCGGCGCTGGTCTTCGCCACCACCTGGCTCTCGCAAAAACTGATTACCCCGCCCCCCCAACCCGGGGCCGACACCGGCCAGGCCGCCGAGATGACCAAGACCATGGGTATCACCATGTCGGTCATGTTTGGCTTCATGTCTTTGCAATTCGCTTCGGGCCTGTCCATTTACTTCATTGTGTCGAACCTGGTGAGCATGGTGCAGTACCCGTTGACGAACGATCAACAGCGGGCGCGCTTGCTGGCTTTTTTGCGGCGTGAGCCGCTGCCGGCCATTGCCGCTCCCGCCTCAGCCGCCAAGAGCGGCAAACCCGCCGTGAAAACAAGCGGCAAATCGTCAAAAGCCGCCAGAGCCGCCAAAGCCGGCGCCAAAAAATAG
- a CDS encoding response regulator: MADSQRRILYIEDNPDNRLLALRILTAEGYEVLVAANGAEGLAKAAENKFSLILVDINMPEIDGYAVTSQLREMPHLARVPIVALTANVMRGDREKTLAAGCDGYIQKPIDIDIFPQQLARFIEEAQPT, translated from the coding sequence ATGGCCGATAGTCAACGACGCATTCTTTATATTGAAGACAACCCGGATAACCGGCTTTTGGCGTTACGCATTCTCACTGCTGAAGGTTACGAGGTGTTGGTTGCCGCCAACGGCGCTGAAGGGTTGGCGAAGGCGGCGGAAAACAAGTTCAGCTTAATTCTGGTGGACATCAACATGCCAGAGATTGACGGTTACGCCGTCACTTCCCAACTTCGAGAAATGCCGCACCTGGCCCGCGTGCCCATCGTCGCCCTCACGGCCAACGTGATGCGCGGCGACCGTGAGAAGACGCTCGCCGCCGGGTGCGACGGCTACATTCAAAAGCCGATTGACATTGATATCTTCCCACAACAACTTGCCCGATTCATCGAAGAGGCTCAGCCCACATGA
- a CDS encoding KH domain-containing protein translates to MSENRTFLEIIAPDVDEAVAQALFELGVEQDEVDVEVLDSGDAQEGRQARVRVSIRLVEPQPDDPTLLAARKTLQTLLEKMLVRARINASWGEAADPEESRPLILDIQGDDLGMLIGHKGETLAALQYIVRLIVSKQLDQLVNVVVDVEGYKVRREHQLRQLARRLAEQAVQRGRTISLEPMPANERRVIHLALRDHPDVVTESVGNGQLRKVTVIPKNKK, encoded by the coding sequence ATGTCTGAGAATCGCACCTTCCTGGAAATCATTGCCCCCGACGTGGATGAAGCTGTGGCTCAAGCGCTGTTTGAACTTGGCGTGGAGCAGGATGAAGTGGATGTCGAGGTGCTGGACAGCGGCGACGCGCAGGAAGGCCGCCAGGCCCGAGTGCGGGTGTCAATCCGCCTCGTCGAGCCTCAGCCCGATGACCCGACGCTTCTCGCCGCGCGCAAAACGTTGCAGACTCTGCTGGAGAAGATGCTGGTTCGGGCGCGGATCAACGCTTCCTGGGGAGAGGCGGCTGACCCTGAGGAAAGCCGGCCCTTGATTCTGGATATTCAAGGCGATGATCTGGGAATGTTGATCGGCCACAAGGGTGAAACGCTGGCCGCCCTGCAATACATCGTCCGCCTCATCGTCTCCAAACAATTGGATCAACTGGTCAACGTCGTCGTGGATGTAGAAGGCTATAAAGTCCGGCGCGAGCACCAACTCCGACAACTTGCCAGGCGGCTGGCCGAGCAGGCAGTGCAACGTGGCCGCACCATCTCGCTGGAGCCAATGCCGGCCAACGAGCGGCGCGTCATTCATCTGGCCCTGCGCGACCATCCAGACGTGGTCACCGAGAGTGTAGGCAATGGCCAATTGCGCAAAGTGACCGTCATTCCAAAGAACAAGAAATAG
- a CDS encoding response regulator translates to MTLQSTTDQSTNSPKQQNGSTRQHRAIHAKDATVLIVEDNPSNFVLMARMLAYMGVQRCEWKTSGWQVVEFADTLPQVDLILMDIRLPYEDGYAALNKLREHPRLANTMVVAVTAEASTEQMSRARAAGFDGFLGKPLDTDKFPDQIRRMLRGEPVWELSTP, encoded by the coding sequence ATGACGCTTCAGTCCACCACCGATCAATCAACCAACTCACCCAAACAGCAAAACGGCTCGACGCGCCAGCACCGGGCGATTCATGCTAAAGACGCGACCGTGCTTATTGTTGAAGACAACCCGTCCAATTTTGTGTTGATGGCCCGCATGTTGGCCTACATGGGCGTGCAACGCTGTGAATGGAAAACCTCCGGCTGGCAAGTCGTTGAGTTTGCCGATACCCTGCCGCAGGTTGATTTGATTCTGATGGACATTCGCCTGCCTTACGAGGACGGTTACGCCGCCCTCAACAAACTCCGTGAACATCCCCGCCTGGCCAACACCATGGTGGTCGCCGTCACAGCTGAAGCCAGCACCGAGCAAATGTCCAGGGCGCGGGCCGCCGGGTTCGACGGCTTCCTGGGCAAACCGCTCGACACCGACAAATTCCCTGACCAAATCCGTCGGATGTTGCGGGGCGAACCGGTATGGGAATTATCCACCCCGTAA